One Candidatus Kryptoniota bacterium DNA segment encodes these proteins:
- a CDS encoding ChbG/HpnK family deacetylase yields MKLSKLWILSFLALSSLVMALPASGQPADNTRYAAVSSNADTAKEALSTTELLVRCDDIGMCHSVNVAVEELAKSGLRFSASVLFVCPWYREAVGILKNYPNVAVGVHLALNSEWMNYKWGPVSGRSAVPSLVDSDGYFFGTTAALRANGPKTDEVERELRAQVERAVHSGLDIKYLDMHMSAIDGNPEYMAIVNKLAKEYHLVVSRSLGEQDVEPMYSEPVDKKENVLLERLSHLSTDSVYLLVCHIAVSSIESEALIDSNPGAPLDVGKNRQAELSALLSPGFMNTIEANKIKLVNYADLASRSGEGK; encoded by the coding sequence ATGAAGTTGTCAAAGCTATGGATTCTGTCGTTCCTGGCGCTCTCGTCTCTTGTAATGGCGCTGCCTGCCTCGGGCCAACCGGCAGATAATACCCGGTACGCGGCCGTATCATCGAATGCGGACACAGCAAAGGAAGCCCTATCCACAACCGAGCTGCTTGTCCGATGCGACGACATCGGAATGTGTCACTCCGTCAATGTCGCTGTGGAGGAGCTTGCCAAATCCGGGCTCAGGTTCTCGGCTTCTGTTTTATTCGTTTGCCCCTGGTACAGGGAAGCAGTCGGCATCCTGAAGAATTACCCGAACGTGGCGGTGGGCGTCCACCTTGCGCTTAACTCGGAATGGATGAACTACAAATGGGGACCGGTGTCCGGCAGGTCGGCGGTACCCAGCCTGGTCGACAGCGACGGTTATTTCTTTGGGACCACGGCGGCATTGAGGGCGAACGGACCGAAGACAGACGAGGTGGAAAGGGAGTTGAGGGCACAGGTCGAGCGGGCGGTCCACAGCGGGCTCGACATAAAATACCTCGACATGCACATGAGCGCCATCGATGGCAACCCCGAATACATGGCAATCGTCAACAAGCTCGCCAAAGAGTACCACCTTGTCGTGTCGAGGTCGTTGGGCGAGCAGGATGTGGAACCGATGTATTCAGAACCGGTCGACAAGAAGGAAAATGTACTGCTCGAGCGGCTGTCGCATCTTAGCACCGATTCCGTTTACCTCCTCGTCTGCCACATCGCGGTGAGCAGCATCGAGTCTGAAGCGCTTATCGATTCCAACCCCGGTGCGCCGCTGGACGTAGGCAAGAACCGCCAGGCAGAACTGAGCGCATTGTTGTCGCCGGGATTTATGAATACGATCGAGGCGAATAAGATAAAGCTGGTGAACTATGCCGATCTTGCCTCGCGGTCAGGCGAAGGAAAGTGA
- a CDS encoding serine hydrolase domain-containing protein: MKKLSVAVTLLVFLVASAVQAQIDGKVNLGFTDKVNGWLAENSVPAAGIGVIENGKIKYVKVFGELRKGVPAPDNAIFNVASVTKTVVTMLTLRLVESGQWDLDQPLSDYWVDPDIANDSMLAKLTTRLVLTHETGFPNWRRERPDGKLAFEFQPGTKYQYSGEGYEYLRHALEHKFNRPLEKLTDSLLFKLLGMKDTHQSWDSTMDESRFAMWHDHDGNMYDMPYKTGVSAASDLLTTVEDYCKFGLFVMSGAGLSPKLFDNMVTPHSNIQKHSAVGLGWFIINGLPKGEYAIYHMGGNPGVKTIAVFLPKSKRGVVVFTNGENGMHVYDDVISAVFDIGDSICKYMYERPNMPTAVNVPDGLINEYVGHYKNPDVEISSKQSNEITLVVGGLPKSALYPESANKFFMRELDIQVEFVRDNAETVTGMILYYNGAKAFEATKSK; the protein is encoded by the coding sequence ATGAAAAAGCTTTCGGTCGCAGTAACACTTCTCGTGTTTCTTGTAGCATCTGCCGTGCAGGCGCAAATTGACGGCAAAGTAAACCTCGGCTTCACAGACAAGGTAAACGGTTGGCTGGCTGAAAACAGTGTGCCGGCGGCGGGGATCGGCGTGATTGAAAACGGCAAAATCAAATACGTAAAAGTCTTCGGCGAACTTAGAAAAGGGGTGCCGGCACCGGATAACGCCATATTTAATGTTGCCTCCGTTACGAAAACCGTGGTAACCATGCTGACTCTGAGATTGGTCGAGTCGGGGCAGTGGGATCTGGATCAGCCCCTCTCGGATTATTGGGTCGACCCGGACATCGCTAACGATTCCATGCTCGCAAAGTTGACGACCCGCCTGGTACTTACACATGAGACGGGATTTCCTAATTGGCGAAGGGAGCGTCCCGATGGAAAGCTCGCGTTTGAATTCCAACCCGGGACGAAATACCAGTATTCGGGCGAAGGATATGAGTACCTGAGACACGCATTGGAACATAAATTCAATCGGCCCCTGGAAAAGTTAACTGACTCGTTGCTCTTCAAATTGCTCGGCATGAAAGACACCCACCAGTCGTGGGACAGCACGATGGACGAATCGAGATTTGCGATGTGGCATGACCATGATGGGAATATGTATGACATGCCGTATAAAACGGGCGTGAGTGCTGCAAGCGATCTGCTTACCACGGTAGAAGACTACTGCAAGTTCGGACTTTTCGTAATGAGTGGCGCGGGACTCTCTCCGAAACTTTTTGACAACATGGTAACTCCGCATTCAAACATTCAGAAGCATAGTGCGGTCGGTTTAGGATGGTTCATTATAAACGGGCTGCCGAAAGGAGAATATGCGATCTACCACATGGGTGGAAATCCTGGCGTGAAGACAATTGCCGTCTTCCTGCCGAAGTCAAAACGGGGAGTCGTCGTCTTCACAAACGGGGAAAACGGAATGCACGTATACGATGACGTAATCAGTGCTGTGTTCGATATCGGGGACAGCATCTGCAAGTACATGTATGAAAGACCTAATATGCCGACAGCCGTAAATGTGCCCGACGGGCTGATAAATGAATACGTCGGACATTACAAGAATCCGGACGTTGAGATTAGTTCGAAGCAGTCAAATGAAATCACGCTCGTCGTGGGAGGCTTGCCGAAATCGGCACTGTATCCTGAATCGGCGAATAAATTCTTTATGAGAGAACTGGACATACAGGTAGAATTTGTCAGGGATAATGCGGAGACCGTCACCGGTATGATCTTATATTATAATGGTGCGAAGGCATTTGAAGCGACAAAATCAAAGTAA